The Desulfosalsimonas propionicica DNA window ACCCGAGCACAAACACAACAGCACAGCAAATGATCTGAAACGATTTTTTCATTTCCTTCCTCCTTGAGACGGGTGTTTGAAAAAAACAGATTTGCAGGCCATATTTTGCCTGTAGCCATAAACATGTACATGGCGGGCTGATTTTTCAAATCCGGAAACAACTCTTTTAACCGACAGACAGGAGTGCCCATGACAGAGAAAATCATTTCCCTGCCCGAGCTTGCGGAAAAACGGCTGGTGTTTCGCAGCCGGCAGCACGCCGGGCAGGTGCTGGGGCAAATGCTTCAAAAAGAGGCATGGTCCGATGCCATTGTGCTGGCGGTTCCCGCAGGCGGCGTGCCGGTGGGACAGGTGGTGGCGCAACAACTGGGAGCGGCCTTTGACGTGGCCGTGGTCAGCAAAATCACACTGCCGTGGAACACCGAGGCCGGCTACGGGGCCATTGCCTTTGACGGGAGCATGCGGTTCAATGAAATGCTGCTGGCCCGGCTGAACCTGACAAACCAACAGATGAAAGAAGGCATTGCCGAAACAAAGGAAAAGGTCAGCCGCCGGAGCCGCACACTTCGGGGGCAGCGGCCTTTTCCGGATCTTTCGGATCGCAGCGCAATCCTTGTCGACGACGGGCTGGCCTCTGGATTTACCATGTTTTGCGCCATTGACGCAGT harbors:
- a CDS encoding phosphoribosyltransferase; translation: MTEKIISLPELAEKRLVFRSRQHAGQVLGQMLQKEAWSDAIVLAVPAGGVPVGQVVAQQLGAAFDVAVVSKITLPWNTEAGYGAIAFDGSMRFNEMLLARLNLTNQQMKEGIAETKEKVSRRSRTLRGQRPFPDLSDRSAILVDDGLASGFTMFCAIDAVKKAGARQVFVAVPTAHRQAAEAAAEKVDRLYCANIRSGRSFAVAEAYELWTDVSEQELMEMMNNPGDRV